Proteins from a single region of Polynucleobacter sp. KF022:
- a CDS encoding CNNM domain-containing protein: MDTFFDDWPFYSQVALVLFLLALSGFFSMAETSMLSSNRHRLRAMANSGNAGAALAERLLKRIDSLLSVLLISNNLINTVLPILVTGIALHIFGDSGLVLSIATLVVALLIIIFSEITPKVIGAAFPEKIASNVGWFILPLTFLLKPLLWFINSFVSGLMKVSGLQSSSDSRAMSKEELRSLVLESNRFVSNHHRNILLNLFNLENITVDDVMTPRSKIEVLDLSRPIDEVVQQLETCYHNKLPVCDQDSERIVGILSVKKALSLLGDTDLKHEDFRVLLNEPYFIPSGTPVLQQMQFFQDNQQRLSLVVNEYGEVLGLVTFEDIVEELIGEFTTSFSNLSTDPHWLADGTYLASGSASLRDLNRLLNLNLPLDGPRTLNGLILEKLEAIPDHDVSIRIAGIVMEIVQFDEHGVKTVKLYRPSQAQEQD; encoded by the coding sequence ATGGACACCTTTTTTGACGATTGGCCGTTTTATAGCCAAGTTGCTCTAGTCCTATTCTTACTTGCGTTATCTGGCTTCTTCTCAATGGCAGAAACCAGCATGCTGTCCTCTAACCGTCATCGCCTCCGTGCAATGGCCAATAGTGGCAATGCGGGTGCAGCACTGGCTGAAAGACTCTTAAAGCGCATTGATTCATTGCTATCAGTACTACTCATCTCCAATAACCTTATTAATACTGTTTTACCAATTCTGGTAACGGGCATTGCCCTGCATATTTTTGGTGATAGCGGTCTTGTGCTCTCTATTGCAACTCTAGTGGTTGCATTGCTCATCATTATCTTTAGCGAAATTACCCCCAAGGTGATTGGAGCAGCATTTCCAGAAAAAATTGCGTCCAATGTTGGCTGGTTTATTTTGCCACTCACTTTTTTACTCAAGCCTTTACTCTGGTTTATTAATAGCTTTGTCTCAGGCTTGATGAAAGTATCCGGCTTGCAGTCATCTTCCGATAGCAGAGCCATGAGCAAAGAGGAGTTACGCAGCCTAGTTTTGGAATCAAACCGCTTTGTCTCCAATCATCATCGCAATATTTTGCTCAACTTGTTTAACCTCGAAAACATCACTGTTGATGATGTGATGACCCCTAGGTCGAAGATTGAGGTTTTGGACTTATCAAGACCAATTGATGAAGTTGTTCAGCAATTAGAAACCTGCTATCACAACAAATTACCAGTATGCGACCAGGATTCGGAACGCATTGTTGGCATCCTCTCAGTGAAAAAAGCTTTGTCATTATTGGGTGATACCGATTTAAAACATGAGGACTTTAGAGTCCTGTTGAATGAGCCCTACTTTATTCCTAGCGGCACGCCAGTACTGCAACAAATGCAGTTCTTTCAAGACAACCAGCAGCGCTTGAGCTTAGTGGTAAATGAATATGGCGAAGTATTAGGTCTAGTAACTTTTGAGGATATTGTTGAGGAACTGATTGGAGAGTTCACCACCTCGTTCTCAAACCTTTCAACCGATCCTCATTGGCTTGCTGATGGCACTTACCTCGCCAGCGGCAGCGCCTCTCTAAGAGACCTCAATCGTCTGCTCAATCTCAATCTTCCGCTAGACGGGCCGCGCACATTAAATGGCCTCATTCTTGAGAAGCTTGAAGCCATTCCCGATCATGATGTCAGCATTCGAATTGCTGGCATCGTTATGGAAATTGTTCAATTTGATGAACACGGCGTAAAAACTGTAAAACTCTACCGGCCAAGCCAAGCTCAAGAACAAGATTGA
- a CDS encoding methylated-DNA--[protein]-cysteine S-methyltransferase, which yields MTASRMPKIANSPSYCVIAAPFGRLGVTTELVEGSLMLSKIDYLPTDAALIPPKNALAKEVARQCKEYFKDPHWQFDLPIKPAGTEHQKKVWSSIQDIPAGKTKTYGELAKKIKSGPRAVGTACGANPYPLIAPCHRVVSAQGIGGFMKENSPGLYRQIKLWLLKHEGAL from the coding sequence ATGACAGCATCTCGAATGCCAAAAATCGCTAATTCCCCCAGTTACTGCGTGATTGCAGCGCCTTTCGGGCGTCTGGGAGTTACGACGGAGTTGGTGGAGGGGAGTTTGATGTTATCCAAAATCGACTACTTGCCAACAGATGCGGCATTGATTCCACCTAAGAACGCATTGGCAAAAGAGGTAGCGCGTCAGTGCAAGGAATACTTTAAAGATCCTCATTGGCAATTCGATTTACCAATAAAACCAGCAGGTACTGAGCATCAGAAAAAAGTATGGTCTAGCATTCAAGATATTCCTGCCGGTAAAACGAAGACCTATGGCGAGTTAGCTAAGAAAATCAAAAGCGGGCCACGCGCAGTAGGTACGGCATGTGGTGCGAATCCCTATCCTCTTATTGCACCTTGTCATAGGGTGGTTTCAGCCCAAGGAATTGGCGGGTTTATGAAAGAAAATTCTCCCGGTTTGTATCGCCAAATAAAGCTTTGGCTTTTAAAGCATGAGGGTGCTTTATAG
- a CDS encoding squalene/phytoene synthase family protein — translation MRAPKQIPISSPSADLAYQKAILNSVSRTFALTIPLLPPSIEKVVGNTYLLCRIVDTIEDAAELSAQTKQALSALFLDAVLEKVSVEIFVKSCLEALKNYSNPDELDLITNTPTVLRILHTCSSDDQKAVSRCVSIMSEGMSFFHGKQNQAGLQDLAEFEKYCYVVAGVVGELLTTIFSNHSHAFKKELVGHENLAIAFGQALQMTNILKDSPEDRARGVSWKPIDMSQAELLKIAHQKLQDSLKYILLIPKQEQGMRRFCFLAFGLAVMTLTKIANRTEFNSKDEVKLSKSTVMQFYSFTKLAVKSDMLMKAFFYLNSRTLAK, via the coding sequence GTGAGAGCACCCAAGCAAATCCCAATATCAAGCCCGTCCGCTGATCTGGCATACCAAAAGGCCATTCTGAACTCCGTATCGCGCACTTTTGCTCTCACCATACCGCTTCTCCCCCCAAGTATTGAAAAGGTAGTTGGCAATACCTACCTACTTTGCCGCATTGTTGACACCATTGAGGATGCTGCAGAATTAAGCGCTCAAACCAAGCAGGCACTATCGGCACTTTTTTTAGATGCCGTACTTGAAAAGGTCTCCGTTGAAATTTTTGTTAAGTCTTGTCTTGAGGCGTTAAAGAATTACAGCAATCCAGATGAGCTCGATTTAATTACAAATACACCGACTGTTTTAAGAATTCTGCATACCTGCTCTAGTGACGACCAAAAGGCTGTGAGTCGATGTGTTTCCATCATGTCAGAAGGAATGTCTTTTTTTCATGGAAAACAAAATCAAGCTGGCCTTCAAGACCTCGCTGAGTTTGAGAAATACTGCTATGTGGTTGCTGGCGTAGTTGGCGAGTTACTCACCACCATATTTAGCAATCACTCACACGCTTTTAAAAAAGAGCTCGTAGGGCATGAGAATTTAGCCATTGCATTTGGTCAAGCACTGCAAATGACCAATATTCTTAAGGATTCCCCTGAAGACAGGGCGCGCGGAGTCTCCTGGAAGCCAATCGATATGAGTCAGGCAGAGCTATTGAAGATCGCCCATCAAAAATTACAAGACTCTTTAAAGTACATCCTGCTGATTCCCAAGCAAGAACAGGGCATGAGGCGTTTCTGTTTTTTAGCTTTTGGCTTGGCAGTAATGACGCTTACAAAAATTGCTAATCGCACAGAATTTAATAGCAAAGATGAAGTAAAACTCTCCAAAAGTACGGTAATGCAGTTTTATAGCTTTACCAAGCTTGCCGTAAAAAGCGATATGCTGATGAAAGCTTTTTTCTATCTCAACAGCAGAACCCTGGCCAAGTAA
- a CDS encoding sodium:solute symporter family protein produces MLIWFVIIYWVVSVGIGLWAALRVKNTADFAAAGHSLPLPIVTATVFATWFGSETVLGIPATFLKEGLGGVVSDPFGSSLCLILVGLFFARHLYNRRMLTIGDFFREKYGRTVEVLVTLCIVVSYLGWVAAQIKALGLVFNVVSEGSISQTGGMLIGAGSVLIYTLFGGMWSVAITDFIQMIIIVIGMLYIGGEMTSQTGGIGVVIEHAAAAGQFSNFWPDMNLASILGFVAALCTMMLGSIPQQDVFQRITSSKNVNIAVQAALLGGVLYFIFAFVPMYLAYSAILISPDLVKQYLNTDPQMILPKLILNHAPLIAQVMFFGALLSAIKSCASATLLAPSVTFAENIVRGFFKHLSDQDLLKVMRITVLCFAVVVTFFAINSNLSIFKMVENAYKVTLVAAFVPLAFGVYWSRANSLGGLLAVVGGLTVWISCETLAPDAIMPPQLAGLMASIAGMLLGSLVPRDQLKAI; encoded by the coding sequence GTGCTAATTTGGTTCGTCATTATTTACTGGGTTGTCTCGGTAGGAATTGGTTTGTGGGCTGCCCTGCGAGTCAAAAATACCGCTGACTTTGCTGCGGCTGGACATAGTCTGCCGTTGCCGATTGTCACCGCTACAGTATTTGCTACCTGGTTTGGATCTGAAACTGTTTTAGGCATTCCCGCTACTTTTCTAAAAGAGGGTTTAGGAGGCGTAGTTTCTGATCCATTCGGATCATCACTATGTCTAATTTTGGTCGGTCTCTTTTTTGCACGACATTTGTATAACCGTCGCATGCTGACCATTGGTGATTTCTTTCGTGAAAAGTATGGCCGTACGGTGGAGGTTTTAGTGACCCTCTGCATTGTGGTTTCTTATTTAGGTTGGGTGGCTGCACAAATTAAAGCCTTGGGCCTCGTATTTAACGTCGTTTCTGAGGGCAGCATTTCTCAGACGGGTGGCATGTTGATTGGTGCGGGTAGCGTTTTGATTTACACCTTATTTGGTGGGATGTGGTCAGTTGCCATTACGGACTTTATTCAAATGATCATCATCGTAATTGGCATGCTCTATATCGGCGGTGAAATGACATCACAGACTGGTGGTATTGGTGTGGTCATTGAGCATGCGGCCGCAGCTGGTCAATTCAGTAACTTCTGGCCGGATATGAATTTGGCATCCATCTTGGGTTTTGTTGCTGCTTTGTGCACCATGATGTTGGGCTCTATCCCGCAACAAGATGTATTCCAGCGGATTACTTCATCTAAGAATGTCAATATTGCCGTTCAGGCTGCTTTACTGGGTGGTGTGCTGTATTTCATATTTGCTTTTGTGCCGATGTACTTGGCTTACTCAGCAATCTTGATTAGTCCGGATTTGGTGAAGCAATATTTAAATACCGATCCACAAATGATCTTGCCGAAACTGATTCTGAATCATGCGCCACTCATTGCGCAGGTCATGTTCTTTGGCGCCCTCTTATCGGCCATCAAGAGTTGTGCGAGTGCAACTTTATTGGCGCCCTCAGTCACCTTTGCTGAAAACATTGTGCGCGGTTTTTTCAAGCATTTATCCGACCAGGATTTATTGAAGGTGATGCGAATTACCGTTCTTTGTTTTGCTGTGGTCGTAACATTTTTTGCCATTAATTCAAACCTATCTATTTTCAAGATGGTCGAGAACGCATACAAGGTGACTTTAGTAGCCGCATTTGTTCCTTTGGCTTTTGGCGTGTATTGGTCAAGAGCGAATTCTTTAGGGGGATTGTTGGCGGTAGTTGGGGGCCTTACGGTCTGGATCAGCTGCGAAACTTTGGCGCCGGATGCCATCATGCCGCCACAATTGGCCGGTCTCATGGCCAGTATTGCAGGCATGCTTTTAGGTAGCCTGGTCCCCAGAGATCAATTAAAGGCGATTTAG
- a CDS encoding 2-dehydropantoate 2-reductase — translation MKICVIGGGGAIGGYLAVMLARAGNDVTVVARGATLAAIKERGLALIMDDQPEPLVAQVKAVEKIRDAETPDVVILAVKAHQVEPIIDDLAAIMGPETILIPMQNGIPWWYFQKLGGEYQDHSVETVDAGGVAKNAINPNNIIGCVVYPATFTQAPGVIRHVEGNRFPLGELDGKTTERIQKMSEMMGAAGFKSPILDDIRSEIWLKLWGNMTFNPISSLTHGTLEGICQYPLTKELARNMMAEAQTIAEKLGVTFRVDIERRIAGAEKVGKHKTSMLQDLEAGRSLEIDALLGSVIELGKITQTPTPCLNTVFALTKYLDENVQASKGSLALPSVSGY, via the coding sequence ATGAAAATCTGTGTGATCGGTGGGGGTGGCGCTATTGGCGGTTACCTGGCTGTCATGTTGGCGCGAGCAGGCAACGATGTCACTGTTGTTGCTCGTGGCGCAACTTTAGCGGCGATTAAAGAGCGAGGCCTTGCTCTCATTATGGATGACCAACCAGAGCCTTTGGTTGCCCAAGTAAAAGCTGTTGAAAAAATTCGCGATGCTGAAACTCCAGATGTAGTCATTCTGGCAGTGAAGGCGCATCAAGTGGAGCCGATCATTGATGACTTGGCTGCGATCATGGGGCCGGAAACCATTTTGATTCCGATGCAAAACGGTATTCCCTGGTGGTATTTCCAAAAGCTGGGTGGCGAGTATCAAGACCACTCCGTGGAAACGGTGGATGCTGGTGGCGTTGCTAAGAATGCGATTAATCCAAACAACATTATTGGTTGCGTAGTGTATCCGGCAACCTTTACACAAGCGCCCGGCGTGATTCGTCACGTGGAAGGCAACCGCTTCCCATTGGGCGAGCTGGATGGCAAGACTACAGAGCGCATTCAGAAGATGTCCGAGATGATGGGCGCAGCTGGATTCAAGTCACCTATCTTGGACGATATTCGTTCTGAGATCTGGCTCAAGCTTTGGGGCAATATGACTTTCAACCCAATTAGCTCACTGACTCATGGCACCTTGGAAGGTATCTGCCAATACCCATTAACCAAAGAGTTAGCGCGCAACATGATGGCAGAAGCACAGACCATTGCTGAGAAGTTGGGCGTTACTTTCCGTGTTGATATTGAGCGTCGTATCGCAGGCGCTGAAAAAGTTGGTAAGCACAAAACCTCCATGTTGCAAGACTTAGAGGCTGGCCGTAGCTTGGAAATTGATGCATTGTTGGGTTCAGTTATTGAGCTTGGCAAGATCACGCAAACTCCAACCCCTTGCTTGAATACCGTTTTTGCTTTGACGAAGTATCTAGATGAAAATGTCCAAGCTTCTAAAGGCAGCTTAGCGTTACCTTCAGTATCGGGTTACTAA
- a CDS encoding fumarylacetoacetate hydrolase family protein produces MAQWLRFQHQGKSGLGQVQGDQIAVYEGDLFNGPKATGETIKLSDVTIDIPCTPSKMVAMVDNFHALVTKLEHAVPAEPLYFLKGNNSFLAANQVIRTPKSYTGKVVYEGELGIVIGKRCHEVDEAEAAKAIFGYTCINDVTAIEILNRDPGYAQWTRAKSFNTFGVFGPYITTDVDPSKLSIKTILNDQERQNYPIADMIFQPAKLVSLISQDVPLEAGDIIACGTSVGVGSMKPGSNVSIIIDGVGQLDNRFE; encoded by the coding sequence ATGGCTCAGTGGCTTAGATTTCAACATCAAGGAAAAAGTGGTTTGGGACAGGTGCAGGGCGACCAAATCGCCGTGTATGAAGGGGATTTATTCAACGGCCCCAAGGCGACCGGTGAAACCATCAAATTATCCGATGTCACTATCGATATCCCATGCACCCCTTCAAAAATGGTTGCCATGGTGGATAACTTTCATGCTCTGGTCACCAAGCTTGAGCATGCTGTTCCAGCTGAGCCCCTCTACTTTCTTAAAGGCAACAACTCTTTCTTGGCAGCAAACCAAGTGATTCGTACGCCGAAGTCCTACACAGGAAAAGTAGTTTACGAAGGCGAGCTTGGCATTGTGATTGGCAAGCGCTGTCATGAGGTGGATGAAGCAGAAGCTGCAAAAGCGATCTTTGGATACACCTGCATCAATGATGTAACTGCTATTGAAATTCTCAATCGCGACCCTGGTTATGCGCAGTGGACTCGTGCAAAAAGCTTTAATACCTTTGGTGTGTTTGGCCCCTATATCACCACAGATGTTGACCCAAGCAAACTAAGCATCAAGACGATCCTCAATGATCAAGAGCGTCAAAACTATCCTATCGCCGACATGATTTTCCAACCCGCGAAATTAGTTAGTCTGATCTCGCAAGACGTTCCACTCGAAGCGGGCGACATCATTGCTTGCGGAACTTCGGTTGGCGTTGGCTCAATGAAGCCCGGTAGCAATGTCAGCATCATCATTGATGGCGTAGGACAACTCGATAATCGCTTCGAATAA
- a CDS encoding reductase: protein MSRTSELTFAPEQDQPVRYMERTRSYYLGLGYENPYVWAHYIDVPFSTLKKPMAQSVLGLITTAVPYDSDKGPQGQGAPYNAAAKFYQPYQQAIEKKIDLRIAHVGIDRKNANMEDVNCWFPLEAAKRVVTAGGVKAISQNFYGLPTNRSQRHTLEIDAPRVLEMLLADGVDVAVLIPNCPICHQSQSLLARYLEAAGISTVVMAAAKDIVEYCGVPRLLFSDFPLGNAAAKPNDIVSQDFNFQLALRLLESAPAPRTTVQSPLIWSADPSWKLDYSNLDKLSSQEIVRLREEAEQVRITARELRVSSLGT from the coding sequence ATGTCTAGGACTTCTGAGCTTACTTTTGCACCAGAACAGGATCAACCGGTTCGTTACATGGAGCGCACCCGCAGTTATTACTTGGGTTTGGGTTACGAGAACCCTTATGTTTGGGCGCACTATATTGATGTTCCCTTTAGCACCTTAAAAAAACCGATGGCTCAATCAGTATTGGGGCTCATTACAACGGCCGTCCCATATGACTCGGATAAGGGTCCACAAGGTCAGGGCGCGCCTTACAACGCTGCAGCCAAGTTTTATCAGCCATACCAGCAAGCGATTGAGAAAAAAATTGATTTGCGTATCGCCCACGTGGGAATTGATCGCAAAAACGCGAATATGGAGGATGTTAATTGTTGGTTTCCGCTCGAAGCTGCCAAGAGAGTAGTTACTGCTGGAGGGGTGAAGGCAATCTCGCAGAATTTTTATGGCTTACCCACCAATCGGAGTCAGCGCCACACATTGGAAATTGATGCTCCTCGTGTTTTAGAAATGCTTCTGGCGGATGGGGTTGATGTAGCAGTATTGATCCCGAATTGCCCAATCTGTCATCAGAGCCAAAGTTTATTGGCGCGCTATTTAGAGGCTGCTGGAATTTCAACGGTAGTGATGGCTGCAGCAAAAGATATTGTTGAGTATTGCGGGGTGCCGCGATTGTTGTTTAGCGATTTTCCATTAGGTAACGCAGCTGCTAAACCAAATGATATTGTTTCGCAGGATTTCAATTTTCAATTAGCACTACGTCTTTTGGAATCGGCTCCCGCGCCGCGCACAACAGTTCAATCGCCGTTGATATGGTCAGCTGACCCATCTTGGAAATTGGATTATTCCAATCTAGATAAATTGTCTTCGCAAGAAATTGTGCGATTACGTGAAGAGGCCGAGCAGGTCCGGATTACTGCGCGTGAGCTCAGAGTCAGTAGCCTAGGAACTTAA
- a CDS encoding polyprenyl synthetase family protein, with amino-acid sequence MPSTVKINDLSQILAPIALDFKALDEVIRQRLASKVALIDQISTYIIQAGGKRVRPALLMLVAKALANGKETPHILEMSAVVEFIHTATLLHDDVVDESTLRRGRETANAAFGNAASVLVGDFLYSRAFQMMVGPNDLRVMQILSDATNTIAEGEVLQLLNMNDPEVDEASYLQVIRYKTAKLFEASTELGAILANATDVQREQAAAFGRHIGTAFQLMDDLLDYTANAAQMGKNAGDDLREGKPTLPLIYLLENGSHEEQLLVRAAIEQNQDLPDDVFTQILAAVQNSGALDYTQAAAKREADLAQSYLKDFPVNEASKALEALCAYSLTRQT; translated from the coding sequence ATGCCCAGCACTGTCAAAATCAATGACTTAAGCCAAATCCTGGCCCCAATTGCCTTAGATTTCAAGGCCTTAGATGAGGTTATTCGTCAGCGTTTAGCCTCAAAAGTGGCCTTAATTGACCAGATTTCGACCTATATCATCCAGGCCGGCGGTAAACGAGTCCGACCTGCCCTCCTGATGCTGGTAGCCAAGGCCCTGGCTAATGGTAAAGAAACGCCCCACATTCTAGAAATGTCGGCCGTTGTGGAATTTATCCACACAGCCACCCTCCTTCATGATGATGTCGTGGATGAATCCACCCTCAGAAGAGGTCGCGAAACCGCCAACGCCGCTTTTGGTAATGCGGCCAGTGTTTTGGTGGGGGATTTCTTATATTCACGAGCTTTCCAAATGATGGTGGGCCCAAATGATTTAAGAGTGATGCAAATCCTGTCTGATGCAACTAATACGATTGCTGAAGGCGAAGTTCTGCAACTCCTCAACATGAATGACCCGGAAGTAGATGAAGCCAGCTATTTGCAAGTCATTCGTTATAAAACAGCCAAACTATTTGAAGCCTCTACTGAGTTAGGCGCTATTTTGGCCAATGCTACCGATGTGCAACGCGAACAAGCTGCTGCATTTGGGCGTCACATTGGCACTGCTTTTCAGTTAATGGATGATTTACTAGACTACACCGCCAATGCTGCACAGATGGGGAAAAATGCGGGTGATGATTTACGTGAGGGCAAGCCTACGCTGCCTCTCATCTACTTGCTAGAAAATGGCAGCCACGAAGAGCAACTCTTAGTACGCGCAGCGATTGAGCAAAATCAAGACTTACCAGATGATGTTTTTACACAAATACTCGCTGCCGTACAAAACTCGGGTGCACTCGATTACACGCAAGCTGCAGCTAAACGTGAAGCTGATCTAGCTCAGTCATACCTCAAAGACTTCCCTGTAAATGAAGCCAGTAAAGCGCTAGAAGCCCTGTGCGCTTACTCTCTTACAAGACAAACTTAA
- the rplU gene encoding 50S ribosomal protein L21, which produces MYAVIKTGGKQYKVAAGEKLKIEQIPAEIGSEITLDQVLAVGEGASLKLGDPLVNGAAVMATVVSQGRHDKVTIFKMRRRKHYQKHQGHRQNFTEILINTIKA; this is translated from the coding sequence ATGTACGCGGTCATAAAAACCGGTGGCAAACAGTATAAAGTTGCTGCAGGCGAAAAATTGAAAATAGAACAGATACCAGCGGAAATCGGCAGCGAAATCACTCTTGACCAAGTCCTCGCCGTTGGCGAAGGCGCTTCACTGAAATTAGGTGATCCATTGGTTAATGGTGCAGCTGTGATGGCCACTGTCGTCTCCCAAGGACGTCACGATAAAGTGACAATCTTTAAGATGCGCCGTCGCAAGCATTATCAAAAGCACCAAGGCCATCGTCAGAATTTCACTGAAATTTTGATCAACACGATTAAAGCCTAA
- the rpmA gene encoding 50S ribosomal protein L27, which produces MAQKKGGGSTRNGRDSESKRLGVKVFGGEHINAGSIIIRQRGTRVHPGANVGIGKDHTLFALIDGQVEFGVKGALKKAQVSVLPRS; this is translated from the coding sequence ATGGCACAGAAAAAAGGCGGCGGCTCAACACGAAATGGTCGCGACTCAGAATCGAAACGTCTAGGCGTTAAGGTATTTGGCGGCGAGCATATCAATGCTGGCAGCATCATCATTCGTCAACGTGGCACACGTGTTCATCCAGGTGCAAACGTTGGTATTGGTAAAGATCACACTTTGTTCGCCTTAATTGACGGCCAAGTGGAATTTGGCGTTAAGGGTGCTTTGAAGAAGGCCCAAGTTTCAGTCTTGCCTCGTTCATAA
- the obgE gene encoding GTPase ObgE, whose translation MKFIDEARIEVIAGQGGAGSASMRREKFIEFGGPDGGDGGKGGSVWATADRNINTLIDYRYAKTHTAKNGEPGRGADCYGRAGDDIELRMPVGTIISDYETGEPIADLTTHGERLCLAQGGVGGWGNIHFKSSTNRAPRQKTNGKPGERRKLKLELKVLADVGLLGMPNAGKSTLITAVSNARPKIADYPFTTLHPNLGVVRVGAERSFVIADIPGLIEGAAEGAGLGHRFLRHLQRTGVLLHLVDIAPFDANVDPVADAVAIVNELRKYDEALVEKPRWLVLNKVDMIPEEDRKKVVADFVKKFKWKGPVFEISALTGMGCDKLCYSLQDYLDSVRRDRDDADERAQDPRYKDQLEDKKPD comes from the coding sequence ATGAAATTTATAGACGAAGCACGTATCGAAGTGATTGCCGGGCAAGGCGGTGCCGGAAGCGCCTCTATGCGCCGTGAAAAGTTCATTGAATTTGGCGGTCCTGACGGTGGAGATGGCGGTAAGGGTGGTAGCGTGTGGGCAACTGCCGATCGCAATATCAACACTTTGATTGATTACCGCTACGCAAAAACGCACACTGCAAAAAATGGTGAGCCTGGCCGTGGTGCCGATTGTTATGGTCGTGCTGGAGATGATATTGAACTGCGTATGCCAGTTGGTACCATTATTTCTGATTACGAAACAGGTGAACCCATTGCTGACTTAACAACCCATGGTGAGCGCCTTTGCTTGGCGCAAGGTGGTGTTGGTGGTTGGGGCAATATTCACTTTAAGAGCAGCACGAACAGAGCGCCACGTCAAAAGACGAACGGCAAACCTGGCGAGCGCCGTAAGTTGAAGTTGGAGCTTAAGGTGTTAGCCGACGTTGGTTTGTTGGGTATGCCTAATGCCGGCAAGTCAACATTGATTACTGCAGTTTCAAATGCGCGTCCAAAGATTGCCGATTATCCATTTACCACTTTGCATCCAAACCTGGGTGTGGTGCGTGTGGGTGCCGAACGAAGCTTTGTGATTGCCGATATTCCTGGATTAATTGAGGGTGCCGCAGAGGGTGCTGGCCTTGGCCATCGTTTCTTAAGGCACTTGCAGCGCACTGGTGTGCTTTTACATTTGGTGGACATTGCTCCATTTGATGCGAATGTTGATCCAGTAGCAGATGCTGTAGCCATTGTGAATGAGTTACGTAAGTACGATGAAGCTTTAGTTGAGAAGCCACGTTGGTTGGTGCTCAACAAGGTCGATATGATTCCGGAAGAGGATCGCAAAAAGGTTGTTGCAGACTTTGTGAAAAAGTTTAAGTGGAAAGGTCCTGTTTTTGAGATTTCCGCTTTGACTGGCATGGGTTGCGATAAGCTTTGTTACTCTTTGCAGGATTATTTGGATTCCGTACGCCGTGATCGTGATGATGCTGATGAGCGTGCGCAAGATCCTCGGTATAAAGATCAGTTAGAAGATAAAAAACCAGATTAA
- a CDS encoding CNP1-like family protein: protein MKKLFSRLAVYLQCLILAVGLAACAGDPLQSGLDPFAPMVFKEGTTTMPLNPPNPKTLLPFYVSQRTIFKFAVDTDSILIGADGITRYIVVITNPSGGQQTQYEGIRCDSYQWRLYGTFESSGWKENPLSSWQKIHSDIPNRYQAALAQGAFCDFNNQEKNIKTILNSLNPNGFTGGTKPSNSMGQIIGY from the coding sequence ATGAAAAAGCTATTTTCCAGACTGGCTGTGTACCTGCAATGCCTCATCTTAGCTGTGGGTTTAGCAGCCTGCGCTGGAGATCCACTACAAAGTGGCTTGGATCCTTTTGCACCCATGGTGTTTAAAGAGGGCACAACAACCATGCCACTGAATCCACCGAACCCAAAAACCCTGTTGCCGTTCTATGTCTCCCAACGCACCATTTTCAAGTTTGCAGTAGATACGGATTCCATATTGATTGGTGCGGATGGTATTACACGCTACATCGTAGTGATTACCAATCCAAGTGGTGGTCAGCAGACCCAGTACGAAGGTATTCGTTGCGATTCATATCAGTGGCGCCTTTATGGCACCTTTGAAAGTAGTGGCTGGAAAGAAAATCCTCTGAGTAGCTGGCAAAAAATTCATAGTGATATTCCAAATCGCTATCAGGCTGCTTTAGCTCAAGGCGCTTTTTGCGACTTCAATAATCAAGAAAAAAATATCAAGACGATCTTGAATTCTCTCAACCCAAATGGATTTACTGGCGGCACAAAACCCAGCAATTCAATGGGTCAAATCATTGGTTATTAA